Below is a window of Amphiprion ocellaris isolate individual 3 ecotype Okinawa chromosome 15, ASM2253959v1, whole genome shotgun sequence DNA.
TTGCGCAgaatttcttttcatcttcatccacGCAGGGTGAACAATTCATCTTCTGAATATTGTACTAATTATTTGTCTATAAactttcagaaaataaaattatctaGGTGAAGTGTTTTTGCTTATGACACAGAATTTGCACCAAATAGATCTGAAACTAGATTTACAAGATGGTTCACAAAAGtccttatttattattactccatcaaggaacggcggagttatgtgacgatcggcatacgtttgtctgtccgttagcaacattactcaaaaacggactaatatattttgatgaaattttcagtgaaggtcagaaatgacacaaggaccaagtgattagattttggcagtgaagcagcttatagtctggatccccagatttgttaaagatttctgtggcACAGCATGCCTTTGCAGGCTGagaaatgcagaaataattCACATTTGGAAAGTTTGAGGCAAAAAGAGCTGCTCAAATGTAAATGTTTGGATTTGTCCAAGTTATTTAAGGTCTTCATCTCACTATGTGACGTGTGAACTggcacaatataaataaaactggaacAGACGTGCATCTGTAGAGTGCTGAactacaaaaactacaaatctTAAAGATCTGTTTGTGCATAAAAGTACTAAGacaatttttgatttatttttttaaaacttctaaCCCATGAAAAAGGAAATGTGCTCAGTTAAATTGACACACTTCGTATGATCGGCAGAAGTTTGTACTCACGTTGTTTTGgaggtttttgtagtttttgctgCATTCTTTAGAGCAGAATTCTACTTCTGTTCCTTCATTGTGTTTCGTCACCACAGTAACGGCGATCGACAGGCAGTAAGCACAAGAACAGTAGCGCTGGCCTGGTTTGCTTTCCAGGTCATGATGAAGGAGAACTCTGCAGcctgaaggagagaaaaaacaagttCCTATTAATTTCACCTTGAGCATTAAACACGCTGCATTCAGTACAAGTGGTGTAATAATATCAAAATATGActttaatgtggtaaattgCTAAATATATCAATactgaaatgatgccacagcaaGAACCTTAAACATCAGGAGAAGTTATGGAGTCATAAATGATAGAACATGGAACATGTGGCAGTGAAAGAAGccataaaacagcagcagtgaacTACACTGTTCAAAAAAATCAagtaaataaagtgaaaatctCACAGCAAAGGGTctccagaaaaaaagaaaaaaaaagggggaaatacTGCTACGttcaaaaactgagaaaataacagcaaatatcttaaaaataatgacatttaagcTGATTGTACAGTGTAcatatgtggacattatgtagttttggcctgttttttttttaaatatagtcgacagcaatattttttgtgatttttacaagatattattattttacttgatattatctgtaatttaacaaaccaGACTGTAAAATACCAGTTTATATAGTTCTTAGACAttttaacatacatttttttttgtcaaatactgTGTAATACCTGTACAATAATGTTTTTCTGCATAGAATAAAAAATGAGTAATATTACAGTCAAATCTTGTAAAAGAACAACTtactattaaaaatacagttttgtttttttttttttttaaagttatttttttggccttttatcggcttttattggataggtgcagtgtgagagagacaggaaacaggagaagagtcaggggaagacatgcagcaaagggccgcgagcgggaatcgaacccgggccagctgcatcggggaccagcccctgtacatgggtcacccgctcaacgcgttgagctatacgggcgcccaaaaatacaggtttttgatgtggacattatttacagttttggtctattttttttatgtctaacacataatttacattttttttccatggttATACTAGAcagtatttgtaatttaacaaaactcaaaaaaatctgtaaaataacgtTAAAATTgttcataaaattacagttaaacttttttttttttttttacagtggacTGTACCACAATGTAGTCACATATTTTCATAACCAACCACAACTAAAGGAACTTTTTATTAACATGGTTTTTCCTCCTTCACGTCACACTGTGGCTTCTAAAAGGTTAAATCCTTGTAGCAGAActttagtgcacattttaatcTCCCACTTAAGAAATTCAGCTGATCATTTCTAACTGGTGTTGCTGAACTGAATATCTGTTGATTGTTagcagcaaaaatgttttccctgttggtaagaaaaaaaaaaaaaaaaatcactaaaaagacaaaagctcaATCAATGCAACTCACAGAAATACGGCTTCTATTAAAACACTGTCATTCTTAAAGTATGAGTACTAATGAAATGAGTCCAGTTTCTAACAGCCGACACTTTCCAGTATCTTTATGCTGTGCAACACCATCATGTGCCCTGATAAGTTCCAACACAATCCAGCTTTACAAATGTTCTGGTGTCTCCTTACTGTCGCTGCAGAAGTTGCACTCTTTGTCCTCGACCCTCTTGGTGTCCTTGATGATCCTGACGTTCTTACAGTATTCGCAGGTTCCCGTGATGTTGTTGGCCTTTTTAAACTCCTGAGAACAGGCCAGGCTGCACACAAAGTTCATCTTGTcctgcacaaagacacaaaaacagtccacatAAACTCTCTATTCATAATCTAGAAACTCTAAACTGACAACATTGTCCGAATAAAACTGTACAATCGACAGGTTTAGCTTTACATCTTCCCTGAAGGCATTTCAGCAGTAGAAGCTTAAGTATTTAGAGCTGTTGACACAACATGTGTCCCCTTTTGTCCCAACTTTACATGAGCTGGATCTCTCTGTGTTAAAAAACAGAGCTATCAAACCTTTCTCTGGATGACTTTAGGTGTAGTTTTGATGGTACGTCGACACTGAGCACACAGAAGTTTCTCTGGAGGTTTAGAAGCTCCTGCCGGGTCAGTTGGAGCAGCCAAGTCTTTCTCACTCTCCTGGGgcacagaaaagcaaaaaaacatgcagaagcTTTAGATTTATACAAGATAATAAATAAGGTCAGGTAGTTAGAATAAGACTTGGCTAACATCATACTGCATGTGAACTTTAACCTGGTGTATGGTGGTATGTGAGCtttaatctgaggtgctgttaatttctgaggctggtaacGCTAATGAATTTTAactcttcctttcctggggccaTCCTCACGAGAGCCAGTTCTCTCACAGCctttgatggtttttgcaacgaagttcttgaaattttccagaTGGACTGGCCTTCTTGTCTTAAGGTAATGATGggctgtcatttctctttactgaaTTGGTGATTCTTGCCATAACAGGGATTACGGGCTATCAACTGTGTACTAACCCTACCTGTATACAACACAGCTGATGCTCTCAAACACATTAAGAAGTAGTTCCACAAACTGAATCAACACCTGTGAATTCAAAACCATTCCAGGAGACTACCTCTAccagtttttatgtctttggtattaatctacaatgtggaACATAATTAcggtaaaacaaataaaaaccattgaatgagaaggtctGACATGTTACCTTAAAGGCCATTGCACACGTTAGAGTGCAGAAGTTCTTGATGGAGGAATCTGACATGGCGAGATGACATGCGGGAACTGAGGTTTTACCACAGTGGTCACAATTCAATGAGGCTCCTGAGAGGAAGGGAAGGTTTAATTATAAAAACTTGGTCAATGGCAGAGACGCAAATATTACAGCCATTTAATAAACAACCGTAGAGCTGTCATGTTACCACAATGTgtatttttgagcattttgaaGTATTACATTTAGAAcagtttgaaaaaatgttttccattttgcaATTTTGATGCCCCTTTGAGgctttttgactttttccaaACAGATTTGATGCACTTCATAGGAGATGAAGAAGGTTTGATGTCACAAACATTCGActgattgtttgtttctgcttctACAGACTCTGGACAACATAAAACACGGATGATGCAGGTGAGACAAAGGAATAATTATTTTGCCAGATACAACAGTTTCTGAAGGCTTCATTCCaagttgtttgtttcttcttcaagGTTCTAGCAAACAACTGTCTTTGTTTCcggcttcttctactctgtgtAATGTAGCCTAGAGCGCCACCTTCAGGGAAAACTATGCCGCCTCCAAAGCATttctaaaaaacattttccattacGTTTCTAATCTTTGctgtaaattaaaaactaaGAGCAAACCAAAGACGGAGAGCAGCTGTATCGTACCTGAAGCACTGACGGCCTGGATCTTTGACGCCATCACACAGCTGCAGGAGCAGAAAAACTCAACCACGTTATCCCTGTTTCTATGTTCAACCATGTTTGACATCGGATTGGAGGTGTGGCACATCGCACAGGGCTGCGGTGTTTggattttctgtcaaataatcagaagaaaagacaaaatctgaAGTCAAATCACCAACTTGGTCCCAATGAGCAAATTCTATGTGTATGAAATATAAGTTTTCACCTGATCTTGTGGGGCAAACATTCCTTTTCCTTGTATTTGCCTTTTTCTAACTTATTTATCACCTAATTCAGCGGTCTCCAACCTTTTTCAAGCAAGACAATTTTCTGTGGACCGGTCATCGTCCACGTAACaaacatttatcttttttcttttctttttttttgttgtcctaAACGAAATGAAATTGGGTCGTTCCAtgattggaggacatttgggcaacaaaattccttaaaaataaaccttcgcttttacaattttctgctccatatccatcaataataggtaataaactatcaaaggcttgattggctcagcttccacatcaatggtagcatttttattccatgttttctgtgttgtttgctaaccctactctaatcacagtaacagggttgctaatccatgctaatgtgatctttttctcagcagtagaagctagatatttagctgctgttactgctgaccaagaggacaaactgactgatggaaaacagtcaaaagaattagtctgatcctgataatatgaggtagagtgagacattcaatcaagcctgacaatgttatgaaaatatgaaaactagAATAGTGGACACAGCTTTGCTCTgaccattctttaggaaaactgatgattttAATTCCatcgtttcatgtgattcactgttttcttcttcttctactagctacaaaggttatgctaacagggatGTTGTGAGACACGTATAATAATTATTctttaaatattatgttgattaaaatttttttctccacaattacaagagacatcaatgagaaaaataataccaaaaaaaggagatttaaattttattataactgttttatttgagatttaatTTGGTCAGCAGGggtggaacaagagaaaaatggcattttaggggaaactacagacttatttggtattttaaaaagtattttcaaacacgattttctcctagttttttctaatttttttctcaagacacgtaaatttacacaacaactgcatgttttagtattttgtacatggattatctgatatttgatgggtgggatgtaaaatgtcctccagttctggaatgacctaaATACTTTTGGAAATgagtcatttcagtttttgattttcaaGAAATTTGCAAACATTTCTAAACCGCGTTCTCACTTTGTCATTATTGGTTACTGAGTAAAGATGGATAGGGAAAATTTTATGTTTCTATTTTATACATTAAAAATTCAGTCTACGCTCTAAccgtcctccaattctggaatgacccaattACTTTTTATTGCTAAATATGCAATTACTTCTTACTCACTTCTGTCTcagtctctccctcttttcaaCGAAGCTCTCCAAAgacgtttgttttttattaattttagtaGAGGTTAGATCTACGGCTTCATTTACCATAAAAATTGACAGTCAAGTTCGGGAAACAAGCACAGATGGAAGATGATCTagttgtttttcaaaataaaacactgtgtaGACTCTGCAGGAagataaataatacatttttattctttctgggCGGCTCAGTACCAAACAATCTGACCTAATTTAGTCCATTAACTCTGACTTTccacaaaaataaactaaaaatttaGTCGAACCCACTacttgcctttaaaaaaaataagtttctttgttttccacAGAAATCAAAAGTGCACAAATCTTCCTTCCATACATTCTCTGATGTTACTTGCTGAACGTTCTTACCTGCTTGAACTGGACCAGACACTCAGCGCCGCACAGTGTTTTGTTTCCGTCCTCCATCTTCAGCGTGAGTGGCGAGCTGCTGCAGGATCGACAGTTAACGCAGACCGACAACTTGTTCATGTTGCAGAAACGGAGGAAACAGGGTTCGCTGCAGATTTTATGAACGACGCCCTGCTGTATGATCTCCTTTTTACTCTGCGGGAGgataaacaaaaagacagaattcaGTCTCATTTTAGTTTAAATCATAAACCTAGAGAAGGGAGCATTTATTAGTGAGCTGCagatgcttttgtttgtttgtttgtttgtttttctgtgtaatatttacaaaaaagtgtaaagaaactgtGGTTAAGATCACTGGGAAACAAAATCAGATGTTTGTGGAGCTGCTCCTGTCTCTTACGATGCAGTATCTGCTGCACATGCTGCACTGTGAATGCGATGCGATGGGAACGACGGGGATTTTGCTCGACACGCTGCTCTTGTAGTTGAAGGACGACAGACAGGTCTGGCTGCAGAAATCCTTTTCAGTCCCCTCGTTATCCACCGAGGCCTGGAGGACGTCCTGATGCTGCGTTATCACCCTGAGAGAACGAGGAAGGAGAAGAGCAATTCAAAATCTACAACTTGATTCAGCGTCTATGTTTAGATGGAGCTGAGCTGAAGGATGAGGATGTTGGATGACTCACTGAAGGCAGAAGTGGCACGTCTTCTTCACTGACTTCATCTGGAAAAACTTCAGCAGGCAGGACGAGGAGCAGAATATTTCTTGGTGGCCTTTCCTCTGATAAACAGTCTCTCCGTCCATCAGAACGTTTTTGCAGCTGGAGCAGGACGCCGGTAGATCCATGTGGGTCAGAGTTGGCTTTGTGGGTTTGGAGTCTCCGTTCAAAGAGAAAACTGAGCCGATCTTCAAGTCCTCCTGTCAAAACCAGAACAGAAACATGATGCACAGCCACAAAGGAGCTTTTGAGAGACTTCaaatgacagtaaaacacaGAATATCTAGAAACTGTTAGctattatttcattcattgacaaaagaaaaaagcaattcAATGCAATACAAAAACATAAGTTTCCAAAGTTCTGAATGAAtgggagcagaaagaagaataaacttATGTAATCTCCCCCTTCATATCAAACAATCAGTTTATAATGAgcgttaaaaacaaacaacaaaatgacttcAGCCACTCTCACTCACATCAAGTTTTCTCTCAGAACAAACACTATACAACTGTACtccatttctttgtattttaataatatgctagttttaattacatatttaaattttgCGTGTGATTCCTCGTCTAGATTGTTCCATAAATGGACCTCTTTCACAGAACTGCAACGTTCCACTAATTTTGGCCTAAATCTTGGTTTTATGAAGatcttttaaattacatttactttctctttttgcaaaTCTGTTCTGTACTGCtttcatataaatatataataataaatatttaaggTAGAGGGACGTGAACAGGATTTATGtttcagaaatatttcaaaaattctGATCATTTTAGAAACTGATGTTGAGATTGATGGATTTCGACTGCAGCAGTGGCTTTAGAGTAACCACATTTTCAGGCCGTTTTTtgttcctgccacatttttcctcactgtgggatctttttcttttcctgcaacattaaatcctgcacctctatggaaacagaaccaTGAGGAAGGAGAATGAACTCACAAATGTTTTATGTACAATATAACActgctaaaatgtcagaaataataaaaaactaaaaaaacagaagttgaacttctttgaatttttaattatacagaaatgaaaaaaaatggaatccatgacaaaaatatttttccaaatgtcTACGGTTGCTACCAGTATTTGGAAAAGAATTATGaatctacatactatagatatttttactccttacagttttaattttaatacGCTGCCAGCAGATCAGCAGAATAGTAACTGAAGTTTTGTCACGTGAAGAAGaggacagattttttattttttttgtattttacacatTCTGGTTAGACCGTATAGGTTATTTTAGGCAGATTTTGAAATGAGAtgttaaataaaatgactttgaagaaatataattttaagCCAAGATTTggtaaaaagtttattttttaaaatgacccagtgagcttgttttcttgcaatatctttgtaattaaaagtttttatcatttcattttccagctattcctcaaaaaacatgttttggatATAATtctattcacatttttaagttaatttttaaacttttaaataaattgtcatatttctattactaccccaagctctttgtCACTGCTAATATACAATAGGACGTgcacagctggaggaaaagaatggaaaaatgtcagcaaaatggatgttgatgttcttctattgctgttctgtgtaatattctttattttcaattatcaaaatgttcaaaatctgtttagagaaaaataaacacatttcgaACATAAagtcattcttgtgtggacaaaaatataatacagacaataatattaattattattaacaaaaacaacagaaaatgacataaaaacacattgattcttatacggctcatttttgacccacttgtgggagagtgtagggtccaatcactcattcatctaagggttaaaaaaaaatcaccggCATGTAGAACAGGTTTTagaattcagagggttaaggttcttgtatttccatattttttctcCTCCGTATACTTCCACTCACTGCATGAAGCACTACTAAATGGAAATATTGTGCTTTTGATGCACACATTCAGCTGAAGTAATCCTCAATATTGAATATGTCCAGTTATGAATAGGTAATTTTCTGCTATCACATGGTGGTAAAATGTAACATTAAATGTATGCTGCTTCTAAATATCGTTtattagtctttttttaaatcagtattGGCCCCGGAAACCCATGTTGGCCCATCTTAAATTATTCCATTCATTGTTTACCCCATTGCATTGTTTTATGCAGGTTGTTCATCAGCTTCCAGTGAACTAGTGTTTCCTACCTTTGCCACATTTGGCTCCTTCTTGATGTCCTGATTGGAAACAGATGTTGGGAGAATCTGGCAGTAGTCCTCATCAATGGGCTCTTCTTTTATCTTTatgaaaagtgagaaaaaacatGGACTAGATGGTTAGTACTCATAACAGACTTGTGGTTCCAATTAACAGACGTATCTATTACACAGTAATGTTTGTTGACATTTGTGACCAATGAATGAATAACAATCAATCTTGAGAAGAAACGCCTCACTGTTTTAAAGCCTTCTGGTGTTATTTAGCACATTCCTAAACTAGCATACTTCACATTTATTGCCAGAGAGGATATTCATACTGTGGTGCTCATATTGGTTTAGAATCATCACTCTGAATCCTCGCCTTACAGTTATCACAGAAGACATTACTGTTAAACATTTCCTTACACATTCCAAATTCAGCAGCGATGGCTTCACTTCTTTAATGTCGACATCTTCAGGCGATGGGCTCCTCTTTTCTACACAAACATAGTAAAACGTCTGTCAAATGGTCATgaattgaaaaataattttgGTTTGCAGGAGAATTGAAGAGTTCCTTTGCAAAAATATAACTttcttttaaacttatttttttattgtttccttgAGATAATATCAATCCAGCTGAAGCTGAATGGATTTGACTCAGTAGAAATGACATGACAAAACagagataatttaaaaaatctaattttattacaaatagatttttttcacatttgaactTGCCAACATCACGTCCCTCATCAGTCAAGGCATCCTCATAGAATGTACGGACTATTTTACCAACTTCAACCTGGCAGGTTTTGGACTTCAGCCTTCTTTGCCTCCTTTACACAGTTTATTGCTGGAGCAAGAGCTGGTTTGAAGGTTTCCCACTTCTTACCACGCTTAAAAAGAGCATGGAACAGAAGTCACCACTGTATTGCTGCTTAAAGCCTAGCTTGTCACCGCTGATTTCCAATACCTTGTCACCACTAATTTTAAAGGCTTGAGTGGAGGAGCAGTGtttagctgcagcagctttaaagtCATAGCACTGCGAATGTTTTCCGAACACATGTACGTTTCCATGTTTGTGCATAATTTCCAGGTATTTCGATGGCAGCAGTATAGTGTCCTATTTCCTAATCTCTTGCTCCAAACGACCAAAGACATGGTCAGAGGGCATGAAACTATAACCACGGACTGGATAAGTTTACTCCATCCTTAGTTCTATGTATTTTTGCTTCCTCGGAGCAAAAATTTTAGCTACTACACTAATGTTCTTGTTCTGCCCACAGAAATCTGAGAAAAGCCTCAGGTCTTTATACTCACAGAGGTCACTGTCCGTAACTCTACCTAGATAACATTTCTTGTTCTCATTCTCTAACCATGAATAGAGATGAATGTCCTCTTTTCTCTGATTGTGAATACGTCCGTGAtggagaaaaacaccaaaaacacactgGTACAGCTGTCTTGAATAGTAAATTTGCCCAATGGGTGACTTCGGCAGCACCATATTCTGCATCATATCAAACAAAATTGTGAAAGATTCAGCAATCTTATCATAAAATCGGCGTCCTCTCTGCCTACGAAACAAAAATAAGGCAGATTCTCTGCATTTCTCTTCACCTGAGAGTTCTTTTAGTTTCAGCTGAAATTTAATGCAGGCGCTGCAAACATCTTTTGCTGGGTGTCCAAAACCCAggttaaagtcatacatgaaTACGCTATAATATTCAGCGTATGAAATCTGCTCCTTGTTTTGACGGCAGAACAGTTCATGCATCTTTTTCACATTCAAATTGGCAGGAAGATACTTTCTGCCAGGTGCACCACAGCAAACATAGTGGCTCGCTCTACAGGTGAGTTTTTGAATGTGACGTCTGATGGCCTCTCTCTTGGCTGCTTTTTCCTCTGTATTGCGAGCACCCCCACGAAGTTCTGGCATTGGCACTCCTTTCTGCATCCAGTACTTTGCAATGTTGCTGAGGCGATCCTTCTTAACACCTGTAATTACAGAATAAACTCTGTGAACACACTGCCTTCTATGAGGGGCAGTTAGGGGCACTATTCAGAATTACCATGCAAACAAACTACTGAAACACTCTCACACATAGAACTGACTAGGGTCCAATCGATTATAgccctttttaaaataatcatcattGGCACGAGTCTTGACAATAAAACAccgatatattcttaatttctcacaaaacagtaaatgctgttaagtgtcgGAGTCGCGCAGAATGATGTCCTTGTGCCATTTGTCCAACACATGGAGGTGTGACTCCGTTCAATCCTCAGTAATGTACAGGagtaagctacagccaggcaacattacaggagtgggctgagcGGAGCTTCCTGACAGGTAAGTTTATAACGACGTTGTGAAATTAATAATGACTCACCATGTCTCCCGTATCAGTTTAACTCTCTTTTCCATGTGTCATGACGAGTGACATGTGCTTCGCTGCATCGGTCATGCTTTTCATTTACACTGCATTGCTAGAGTTGTGCTAACCTAGCTTAAGATACTCcctgtctgtttgttagcaatAACATCGCTGTGGTGATGCCAACATAGCATAGCATTATCTAACAGCTTAAAAGCTGGTAACTGCAGAAATAACGTACAAAATATTTTAGAGTACAGAAGGACCGTTCATCACTCTGTCAGCTGTGTCTTGAGGCACATTTAAGGAGGAGTGATCTGAACGCAGAGGGTGAGGTTTATTTAGCAAAATGATGAACATTACTGTCTTCAGCAACCGTCATGatgtcactcttagttttactttgtcagaaaatactagaacGTGACCCAGGCtgtaacagcaactcactgtgtgttatggaggaacattagtgtcagactatttgtgaccattatatatttaaaatgcaactctgtcaaagatgacatgttttgacatctgagaaaggcatctttgttttttatttaggtTCAATTGAGTCCTGACTTCACAGcacagaaaataatggagtagagaaaatgtgatttaacgttaaagggcatcagagagctgcagaaataatgttttgccaGTAACTTCACTCATTGTTGTatatacacagcatacatatatAAACTACCTCTAACTTGCAGCAACAAGAAATACAAGACcagatgtatttcataactcattCATAGACTGActttttttaaggttatataatttcccagagattaaatgctttgttgcatgttttt
It encodes the following:
- the LOC118469885 gene encoding uncharacterized protein LOC118469885, with translation MENFGQTEEAVALTASGREKKRKPDEYARNAAKKARYRGGVPTVACSHNLANVCQAAKLSGEEVAYINSVLYSTTDKVKQDATLLSYMDILPVKRRRPKVDNLAEQKTRELTIKYFVLTETQEKIQVCKPSFMSMFCVKKDRLSNIAKYWMQKGVPMPELRGGARNTEEKAAKREAIRRHIQKLTCRASHYVCCGAPGRKYLPANLNVKKMHELFCRQNKEQISYAEYYSVFMYDFNLGFGHPAKDVCSACIKFQLKLKELSGEEKCRESALFLFRRQRGRRFYDKIAESFTILFDMMQNMVLPKSPIGQIYYSRQLYQCVFGVFLHHGRIHNQRKEDIHLYSWLENENKKCYLGRVTDSDLCEYKDLRLFSDFCGQNKNISVVAKIFAPRKQKYIELRME